In the genome of Marinomonas algicola, the window CCCCCGACATTATTTGATTATTTACCTGATAATGCTTTGTTAGTCATCGATGAATCTCATGTTACCGTGCCGCAATTAGGGGCCATGTACAAGGGCGACCGATCTCGTAAAGAAAACCTAGTGGAATACGGATTCCGTCTACCTTCGGCCTTAGATAATCGTCCAATGCGCTTTGAAGAGTGGCAAAAAATGAAACCGCAAACGATTCTCGTATCCGCCACACCAGGTAAATATGAAGCGGAGCACCAAGACTGGGTTGTGGAGCAGATTGCGCGTCCTACAGGTCTAGTCGATCCAGAAATAGAAATTCGTCCCGTGGCGACCCAAGTCGATGATTTGTTGTCTGAAATTAATCTACGATTACCAAAAAAAGAACGCATTTTGGTCACGACCTTAACTAAGCGCATGGCAGAAGATTTAACCGATTATTTGCATGACCACGGCATTCGAGTGCGTTATTTGCATTCGGGCATTGATACCGTCGAACGAGTGGAAATTATTCGAGATTTGCGTCTAGGTGAATTTGATGTGCTTGTCGGTATTAACTTATTAAGAGAAGGTTTGGACATACCTGAAGTAAGTTTAGTCGCCATATTGGATGCTGACAAAGAAGGCTTTTTGCGTTCGGATCGTTCTCTTATTCAGACGATTGGGCGTGCCGCTCGTAACCTTAACGGTCGGGCGATTCTTTATGCAGACCGAATGACAGGATCAATGGAGCGAGCGATCAGTGAAACCAGCCGTCGTCGAGAAAAACAAATGGCTTTTAACCTAGAGCATAATATTACCCCTAAAGGCATTTCTAAATCCGTCGAAGACATTATGGAAGGCTCCTATAACCCAGGAGCAGGTAAAAACCGAAGTCAAAAAGTCAAAAAAGTGGCCGAAATGGAAACGGATTATCAGGTTGAAACCTTAGATGATGTAGCGGATGTACGCAAAGTTATATTGAACTTGGAAAAAGAGATGGTCTTGGCATCAGAGGAACTAAAATTCGAGTTGGCTGCAGGCTATCGAGACCAAATTCGTCAGTTACAGAAAAAGTTGAAAGAGGCTGGTGCTTTATAATATTGTCATTAATAATGCATTTTACACATTTATGTTATTAAATGACTATTTTTAGGGGAAATGTATGTCAGATGAGTCAAGTCAAACAAAAGGACGCTTAACCACACGTACGGTTGCTATGCCATCTGACACCAATCCCGCTGGTGATATTTTTGGTGGTTGGGTTATGTCGCAAATGGACATCGCCGCCGGTATTTGTGCCGGTCAAAGAGCGCAAACAAGAGTGGTTACCGTTGAAATTGACCGCATGAGCTTTCTGCGCCCAGTAAAAGTAGGGGATATTTTAGGGGTTTATACTCATGTTCACTCTATAGGCAGAACTTCCATGCAAATTGCCGTTGAAGCCTGGGTAAGACGTGGTCGTATTGGAACCCGTGAAAAAGTGACGGAAGGTATTTTTAAATTTGTTGCATTAGATGACAATGGTAAATCTACCCCCGTTCCAGCAGAAGAAGACCTACCTGACTATGTCACAGAAACCAATGGCTTTTAAAAATGGCGTTTAAAAAACATAAATAACGTTAATAAATTCAAAAAGTTAAATTTTTTAAAAACAACACTTGCCAACCCCAAAACAATGGGTATAATTTGCGGCACAAAGTTTATAGGACTATAGCTCAGTTGGTTAGAGCGCATCCTT includes:
- the uvrB gene encoding excinuclease ABC subunit UvrB, whose translation is MSNEFSLVSDYSPAGDQPAAIEKLVRGVESGLAHQTLLGVTGSGKTYTIANVISQIKRPTIIMAHNKTLAAQLYGEFKDFFPNNAVEYFVSYYDYYQPEAYVAASDTFIEKDASVNEHIEQMRLSATKALLEREDVIIVATVSAIYGLGDPESYLKMMLHLDRGERIDQRDVLRRLAELQYTRNDMVFERGNFRVRGDVIEVFPADSEDTAVRIELFDDEVEQLSFIDPLTNKTLRKVPRITIYPKTHYVTPRETIVSAIERIKVELDERLAQLKSLDKLVELQRLEQRTRYDLEMMQELGYCSGIENYSRYLSGRPEGSPPPTLFDYLPDNALLVIDESHVTVPQLGAMYKGDRSRKENLVEYGFRLPSALDNRPMRFEEWQKMKPQTILVSATPGKYEAEHQDWVVEQIARPTGLVDPEIEIRPVATQVDDLLSEINLRLPKKERILVTTLTKRMAEDLTDYLHDHGIRVRYLHSGIDTVERVEIIRDLRLGEFDVLVGINLLREGLDIPEVSLVAILDADKEGFLRSDRSLIQTIGRAARNLNGRAILYADRMTGSMERAISETSRRREKQMAFNLEHNITPKGISKSVEDIMEGSYNPGAGKNRSQKVKKVAEMETDYQVETLDDVADVRKVILNLEKEMVLASEELKFELAAGYRDQIRQLQKKLKEAGAL
- a CDS encoding acyl-CoA thioesterase: MSDESSQTKGRLTTRTVAMPSDTNPAGDIFGGWVMSQMDIAAGICAGQRAQTRVVTVEIDRMSFLRPVKVGDILGVYTHVHSIGRTSMQIAVEAWVRRGRIGTREKVTEGIFKFVALDDNGKSTPVPAEEDLPDYVTETNGF